The following DNA comes from Ricinus communis isolate WT05 ecotype wild-type chromosome 10, ASM1957865v1, whole genome shotgun sequence.
CAGGACATATCTGCCCTTTGCAACTTGCAATTTTTACCTAACCAATTGTATCCTTGGAAGATTCTTCAGTATCCACATCTGTCACAATCATTACAATTATAAACCccttctttttcatatttgaaATTCACCCCATTTTGCAGTCATTCTTATggttttaaaaaatcaaattgatttggtatatgccacttataatttattgttgCACTACATAGAACCATTAAGATGGGTCACCTGATCAAACATTTACATCAGTGATTGAATTGAGAaccaatttataattatgaaaagaaaCAAGTCATGAAAAACAAAGACAATTTGATACTGTTTTCCGAAACCCACCCTGGACTTAATGAAAATTAACAGCTGCTCCCATTACCAACCTATTTCTAGCCTTCCTgtgtgatatatatatatatatatatatatatatatatatatatatatatatatatatatatatatatatatatatatatatatatatctacaCAGCACTCCTCACTACAATAGGACTCCTCACATAATGGGAACCATCAGTCCATGTTAGCCCTCCGAATTCATAGTCCTTAGCAGCACCTTCCCACTTAGCTCTGAATGTCACCTTAAAGCTCTTCTCTTCTCCAATCTTGTCAAATGTCAAAGCCCTAGGCTCAACAGAAACTGAGATTCCGTAGGGTTGTTTGACAACGACTTGATACTTTCCTGGTGAACCAACATTCTTCAATTTTCTAGTGGCAGTAACTGAGCCACGCAATTTAGGGACTGTCATTGAAGGGTAGTTGAAATCGAGAAGACTAGCTGATTTAGGACATTCATAAGGTTCACCGTCATTCAAAGCTTTAATTGAGGTTTCGTTGTAGCCGAGGGCGCAAAGGAAGTCCAAGTAATCATTGACGCCCAAGTCATAGACCAATCCTGGATCCATGGCACGGTTTGGTCTTATATGTCCAGAACCATGGCTGAATGGTGTGGATTTTTCAAAAGTTGATCCATCAAGCATTGGATGCACAGTGTTATCCCTTGATCTTGCTGCACAGAGGATCAGAAACAGGAATTAGTTACTGGAATTATTTTGCAGTGATAAAAGTCAACTCCATTACCAGTAGTAGTGAGTGCTGATCTAATTGCAGCAGGACTCCAGTCAGGGTGGAGTTTTTTAAGAAGGCCGGCAACTCCTGAAACATGAGGGCAAGACATAGATGTACCCGACATAGTTGTGTAAGGAACCCTGCGCTTATCAAACTCTAGATCAGTAGGGCTTGTTGCTTCTGTGAAGGCCGCTATAATATTTACTCCTGGGGCAGTAATATCAGGCTGCAGCATTGAACAGACGTTATTGAGAATATTAGCAGGGCCTTTGGGATAATATTTGAAGGAAAAGAACAGCGTTTGGAATTTCATTTAAACCTTGAGGATCTCAGGTGTAACAGTATTTGGCCCTATAGAGGAAAATGCAGCCATGAATGGAGCAGGCTTTACGCCAGTCGCTGCGGTCGGGGTCGTAATATATGCCAGAGGATTACTGTTTAAAAgagaataataaaagcaaCACATCTCGTGGATGAGAAACtgatatgaaaaaagaaaaaagtagtGCGTTAGGGTGAGAGAGAATACTGACCTGGAAGTGTTAATGTAGGTGAGGACGGCAAGGCCATCTGCATAGTTGAGATGTGAAGCTGGAAGAACATGAGGATCAGCAATGACTTCATTACCACTTGCCTTATCATTGCAAAGAATCATCCCAGCTGCACCAGCCTCAGCAGCTTGCCTACCCTTATCAACTCTTGCATTATCCCCTCTCAGGCAAGCTAAGATCTTACCCTTTACCTTCTTAGGATCCAATGATCCAGGTTTACATAGCTCACTGCATTACACCATAACCATGTCAAAACCAATTCCTCAACGATTGCATTCTTAAAATACAGGTTAAATATGTTGGTCCTTACGCGTCCTTTTCAAATGCACTAGCAGCTTTACCCTGGGCTCCGCTAATAAGGGGATACAGTTTACTTTCAGGCATACCTTTGGAAAGACTTGTGCCCTGAAATCCAATTAGCCAAAGACAAATTCACATGGAAATAAGAACAGCATTTGTATAAAGTGATGATGTAGGTACCTTAAGGCGTCGCCCATTGTGGAGTTCAACAAAAGTTTGGAACTCCCGATCCAAGGTGCTTGCTCCAACAGTTATAATCCAAGGGGCAACATTGGAGACAGTTCCAGGTGTCGGTCCAGAATTTCCTGCAGAGCAGACAACTACAACACCCTTCTTGACAGCGTGAAATGAACCTATTGCAATACCATCGTTGAAGTAATCAATAGGATCACCACCAACAGACACTGAAAGCACATCAACCCCATCATGAATGGCATCGTCGAATGCTTTCATCATATCAGAATCAAAGCACCCTCCAGTGTTATTCACTGCTGGCCAGCACACCTTGTAAGAAGCCACTCTAGCTTTAGGAGAACCACCTTTAGGAGTTACATTCGCCAACCCATACACATTGGTTCCAGGAACAAAGTTACCACCAGCTGTTGATAGAGTGTGACTTCCATGTCCTTCATGGTCACGAGCATTGTTCAGAGACGAATTAAGAGAACCAACATAGGAAATATAACCCCTGCTGTAGGATTTCGCTCCAATAAGCTTCCTGCAGAATGTCAATATGAAGGAATTAGTGGCTTACCCTAAAAACACTCTCGTAACAATCAACTACAAAGTTACGATTTGAGGACGGCACATAATAAGAGAATGCAGGATAGAATATGGTGGTAACCTGTTGCAAGGCACTCCAGCGCTGGTTGTATTCTCACATGATCCTTTCCACCTTGATGACACTGGGCCGTATCCTTCATCGCTAAAACTCTTTGATTCTGGCCAAACACCTGATTCAACCACACACAGTAAAATCTAATATTCCGTCTAGGACATCCATCTCTCATTTTTTATGTGTCACACTTGAGCGTATTTTATTGGGTGAGCGTAAGTCAAGTTACAACAGTACTAAAGAGAGCCATTCAAAAGGAATACCAGTATCAAGATTAGCGATGATGATATCTTCACCGAGTTTAGCTTTCTTCCATAAGGATTTAGGTTGGACACCGCCATTCCTTTCCAGCATCATAAATTCCCATGAATGTATTGTGTGCAGCTGTTTTGCCTGGTTCAAGAAAACTGACACAACTTTTGGGTGCTCTGAAATGGCGCGCAGTAAATATGAACCAGGATAAGCATTCGTATAATAATATGTAGAAAacggaaaaaggaaaaaatgacaGAATAACAATTTCTAAAATCTTACTTGCAATTTCAGCAGCCTCTTCCTCTTCAAGCATTGCAGAAAATCCATTGATTTGGTTTCTATACGAGTAAATAAGTGCGTCTGTGGCCTCGTCAGGACTGCATGAAAAAAGTAACAGAATCAGGATTAACCGCacaaataacaattaaataataaggGTAAAGGAGCAATGAGAAGTATAGCGTTGTCACCTTCCTAAAAAGGACCCAAGAAACTCATAATGAGAATCGGTAACCGCATGAAGGTCAGCCTCAGAAACTTGAGGACCATGAGCATGGGATCCCAGGTACACCACGTATGCCTTTTTTATGGCAAAAGCTGGTGGCTGAACCAAACACCAGAcagtgaaaaataaaagcacaaCCGAAACTCTTGAAAACCTCATTGTATTGTATTTTGCAAATTAGTGTGAGATTGGGAGAGcatatatgtgtatatatatttataactggAAGTGTTTAGGGAGGAGAGGAAGGAAAagatactaaattaaattcaaaagagTGAGAGTCCTAATCAATGTTGAATTGTGTATGTCAAATAGAGAATCTCCGAAATAGCAGAGATTGTATTTCTAAATGAAACTGATGTTATCCTAAATCAAGGAGTCCTAAGTAACCTTCCATTCCTGAGTCTGAGTATGTGAATGTATCACAGTAAAATATCTGTAATGTCTGGCTGTGATGCTGAATAAAAATGGGAATTCCCTGAAGCTGTGACTGGGAAGTTCCTATATATGTATATCCTAAGATTGCACTGCTGATTATGTTTTGACTTGGTACTTTGTAATATATTTCAAGATTGGCGCTGCTGATCATGATTACAGTTACGATTACGATTAcgctaataaattattacaattatGTTATGGGGATCATTAAGTTTTAAtgcatttattatatatgatcatcaaacatatataaacataaCAACTAATTTTATGATGGTTTTGCTACaccattaatttctttttcacctGCGtaagtttatataatatttaatatttatttataaaattctaaaaaatcagcaaattcaaaattttaaattttaagtcttATTTCAAAAACTCTTTAGCAACTTTTACTTGCAAAAAGTAATATACAGCTCCCAAGCAGGTCTGAGGATGACAAAAGCTTCATTTTCGGTTCCGAGAACGTAACAATGGAGAGAAGAAGTTGGGGGATCTGAATTATACATTCTAAAATCATAAGACATACACCTGTCTATTCTCTCTCTTTTGAACGTATTGAAGAAAAATCTCTTCGTGTTAAAAGTAGCTTTGAGCATCCAATAGTTCTGGAAATCCCAAATggaaaatatgattttataaatggGGTTGCATACTTGATCCTTTAGTGTTAGCAAATAAGGATATGGGTAATTATGGTATTAACCAAGCCCTGCAGTTGTTCGGATTGTACTAATGGCACCAGGATCGGTAACATAAACatgtattaatataatactcACAAGCTCTACTGGAAGTGCAGACAATAATCTATTTTCTTCATTATGCCATCTGTGGTTTGAATTgcctaaataattatatgatacCTGCCATCTGCACTGCAGCAAGAAGGCAGCTTTTGCCCCTAATAACATCCAACATCGATCGCATcatcaaatgaaaataatctACTTGCATGGCTTTGAAGTCTGCTTCCTATCCCAGTATGCAAATCATATCAAGACACAACAACTAAGACCTTGTTGTAATGCTTTCTTGTAAGACGCATGCATGCAAATGCAAAGATGATTTACTTTCTCCCTTGTTCCTTGGTAAGATAAGAAAACATCACCCCAATTAAGCTGCTACGATAACAAAAACTCATTCATCTTCCACAAAGCAGATTGAGTTTCTTTTGACTCCCGATGACACTTCTTGCGCAGAACAACATATACTCAGAAACAAAGATTGTACtgctttcaatattttttccTAATAGGATACAAAGAAGGGAGTTTCtctacaaaataataaatatttatatgtcacaatgataaaattaattaaataattaaaaattattgatttctAATACTATCTTTAAGCAATTAAATATACAAAGCAGAAGAGTTAGTTCAATAAAATACTTCTGATAAAATACTTTACTTTTCTGATCTTTAaagtagaataataaaaaaatatttggtaCTAGAgagtatttattatatttcaacttgttaaaataaaataattagtgtaaatatttttatgatgtatttgaatcttaaattattttttataataattaaatctactTATTGCTAGTTATAAAAAAaccaatataaattttatgaattataaatatgtcCATTTGTAGAtggatttatttataatttttaagaatcaattatcattaatactaaaatatgtatgatgataaatttaaatatgtattaattttttgtttaagaaaaacgaatcaaataattaatattcgaCATAAAAAGgcctataaataatatattttttagtgttttatatttaaatagaaaaaagcgatatatattataaacttCTTATAGCAATTTTATAagtttgattcatttaatagTAAAGTATAATAGTTTAGCACTTGAGTAGATAATCTTTGTTGGTCTCATTTTTAAGGTACATTAAGAGGATGGGATGTAAATTTGAATGAGGGTTGGGGTCATTAATTGAGAGTAGTGAGAGATTGAAACCACATTTATGTGTTCAGCATTCATATTTGTATATGCTCTTCACATCTTCTGAAAATACAAATCCCACCCACTATCTCCTTACTATGCATACCACCAACTCCACTCTtgaaataaggaaaaaagtaATGTGAAATGTGAAACAATTTTGGTAAACTGGGGAAGGGTGCCCAAGGGAATGCCATCTCTATCTCATCTGTTTGACCAGGCCCCTTTGCTTTTTTAGTTGGAATACTGAGGTGATGTGTAAATATATTTGCATATTAATTAAGAGTTGATGATGGCAAAAAGGGAAGGGCAGTCTTGGCCCCTGCCCCCAGTTGCACAGTGAATTTGAGGTGCTTCTCCAACTTTGGTACATTGTAACAACCATTAGATCATCATTCGCTAACACAATTTTGTCGCAAATCTCTTTGAGATGGATGCGTGTGAAAGTTATGCATGGAATA
Coding sequences within:
- the LOC8283864 gene encoding subtilisin-like protease SBT5.4; the encoded protein is MRFSRVSVVLLFFTVWCLVQPPAFAIKKAYVVYLGSHAHGPQVSEADLHAVTDSHYEFLGSFLGSPDEATDALIYSYRNQINGFSAMLEEEEAAEIAKHPKVVSVFLNQAKQLHTIHSWEFMMLERNGGVQPKSLWKKAKLGEDIIIANLDTGVWPESKSFSDEGYGPVSSRWKGSCENTTSAGVPCNRKLIGAKSYSRGYISYVGSLNSSLNNARDHEGHGSHTLSTAGGNFVPGTNVYGLANVTPKGGSPKARVASYKVCWPAVNNTGGCFDSDMMKAFDDAIHDGVDVLSVSVGGDPIDYFNDGIAIGSFHAVKKGVVVVCSAGNSGPTPGTVSNVAPWIITVGASTLDREFQTFVELHNGRRLKGTSLSKGMPESKLYPLISGAQGKAASAFEKDAELCKPGSLDPKKVKGKILACLRGDNARVDKGRQAAEAGAAGMILCNDKASGNEVIADPHVLPASHLNYADGLAVLTYINTSSNPLAYITTPTAATGVKPAPFMAAFSSIGPNTVTPEILKPDITAPGVNIIAAFTEATSPTDLEFDKRRVPYTTMSGTSMSCPHVSGVAGLLKKLHPDWSPAAIRSALTTTARSRDNTVHPMLDGSTFEKSTPFSHGSGHIRPNRAMDPGLVYDLGVNDYLDFLCALGYNETSIKALNDGEPYECPKSASLLDFNYPSMTVPKLRGSVTATRKLKNVGSPGKYQVVVKQPYGISVSVEPRALTFDKIGEEKSFKVTFRAKWEGAAKDYEFGGLTWTDGSHYVRSPIVVRSAV